TTTTGAATATTAGGGCCCGATCTTTACCCCCGAGCTGTACCCGGTGACCCTGTTGCTCAAGCAACATTAGCAACATCACCCTGGTAGGGTTCTGTGGCAGACCTCAGCAGTCCTGTGCCGCTGCAGTTGTGCGAGCCTCACCCCAATAAAGCCACGGGGCCGAAATCTTGGGCCGAGTTCTGATCTATCCAGGTTTCACTCTCTGCGTCTGAGTTGCCACACTTCGTGCACACACTTTTTGTGCACGTGTTTGTGCACTCACTTTTCCCCGAGTTCTGCAGCTCAGGGAAAGCTGCATAATTACAGACACTAAAATACTGCTCTTCACAGTTTGTTCCCAGTGAGAAGTGCCTCTGAGCTCTGAGAATCTGAAAATAACCAGGCTGTGAAAACTGATACCCCTTTTTCCACAGAGCACCAAACTAAAATCCCCTCATTACTTTATCCTCTCTCCAACTTGATTTTAAAAGCCAGCTGGCTTTCGGTGCCCTCATACCTTGCACTGGCCCTAGGATGCACAATATCAAGCCACCCCTAAATTCCCTGTGCACCCCATGTTGTCAGCTCAGGAGTCTCGGGGAATTCTGTTCACTTTTCTTCACTGAATTGCAAGCCGACATtgaattctttgttttgtaaagCACCATAAGAAGCCTTGTGAAGCAAACACAGATAAGACGGGATTGTCAGTTGTGGCGTGATTGTGGAATGCATCTTCATCTGGCTTAATCTGACACAACAACCCTCTGGAGCTTCCTGGTTCCCAAATCTGGCAATACTGTGCCAGACACCACAACACAGCATCCAGGCTTAGCAGTTACTGCTCTTCAATGCATAAAGCCAGCAGCATGAGCTGTTGTAGACAAAGCTTAACTCACAGAGAAAAAAGACCATTTAACAGAACATGCCGGCAAAAATTGGTCTTGAAAAAAGCTGAAACAAGGTATTAAATCCATTAGAGCAGTGGGGACTGTAACAAAAGTGTCCACAATTGTAAGAGATTTGAACACACACAAGGTGATGTTTTGCATGTGATCTTTAATGTTTAAACAGTAACAGTGgctattttaaaattagattgCAAAGAGCAAACCTTTCAGTGAAGAGGCACTGCAAGAGTTGAGATGTAGAAACGTATTTCTTCCAAAAGCCAAGGACAGCAAACACCTAGCCGCTTGTGTACCTCTGCAGAAGTACACCACCGTTCAGGTTCTTTTACAAACATGTCAGTTTTAGTGTTTCGGGGAGCAAAGGATTTGCAATCAACAGCTGAACAGAAAGTAGGAAAGAGTACAGGAAAGATGGGTGGTGACGGGAGCCCTCGTGTTCTCGGGTGCAGAAGCTTGTAAAGATTTATGGCTGATATGAAAACCTCACATGAGACCAGTATGTTTTTGTGACCACAAGCCTCTCTTACAATCAGGTTGATGACTGGTAAATGTTTACCAGCCCGGGAGCTGGCAGGACAATCACATCGAATGTCCCGTGCACCACTGCTGTTCAAGGTGCTTGTGATGCAAACATTTGCTCACCAACATCACAGGTGAGGTCACCTCTGGGATTCATAGGAGGTGAATGATTTCTTTCAGAATGTCTCTTAATAGAGAAGCTCAGAGGTAGAATAGAGTAGGAGAGCACCCAACCAGTTCTTCAGGGACAGACTATAGATAGATGAGATCTGAGCTATAGCTTATTTGCTTAGTAGGGTAACTCCTGAAGTCCCGTTTTGGATTTGAATCAGACAAGCCACTGCATCCATTCCTGTTGGAATACACGAGTCAGGGCTCAGTCAAAACAGGCACAGGTCATTCTTCCTGAATTCGTACATGCCATCTTTTATGGCACCATGCTATAAGCCCTTCAAAGGTCAGTTCTGAGCTAGCTGAAGGacagggaaaggggggaaaaaacgACGCTGCACTAAGAAACCTCCCAGGGGATTTCCCATATGGAAACTTTTGGATGAAACAGATCTACAAGACCCGAGAGGTAGTGTGGGGCAGAGGGGATGGATAACCTTAGGAGGAGGGAACACTGCAACTCATGAGGAATGCACAGCATTGCAGGTTGACCCCACTCCATCTTGTAGCAGAGTGCTCTTACACTCCTGGAATTTCCAACTCCTTAGCCTCTCTTTCTGTGCAGGAGGGTCAGTTGGCCTGAGCAGGTATGTCAGGATTTGACTCTTAGGCTTGTCAAGCTCCCCAGGATGCAAAGCCTGTTTCAGTCTCAGTTTGATACAACCCAGGCAGCTGTACTTAGTATAAAAATAGATTTAGCCATTCTATATACTCACATTCAATGCTGCCCTGTACTTAATTTTTTACTATGATTGGTGACAGGTTTcgttatttcaaaagaaatgtacTAAAAACACATGAGCATTTTAGtgcttatgaaaaaaaaccaccagacCTTTCATCTCTGGAGACTGAAATCTTTTGCCTTCAGAATTACAGCAGGGACAACAGAAGAGACGATAGCACAGATTCATCTCAGTCACCCCAGTGATATGTCTAAACCAGCCCTGACTGCAAGCAAGCCCTGCTGGGGTTGTAACCAGATGAGGTCTAGGAAGAATCAGGTTAGTTTCCTCCTGGTTCGTCTCATCTAAAACTCACAAAGCCATAGGACAGCTGTCACATGTCACCAAGTTTTGATCACTCCTATGCTAGATGTACTTGATTTCACTACTGTTATGCAGTGACTTGGGGATGTCTGAGAAGTGCTAGGCTTGTATGCAGGCCATTTGTTATATGGATAAGATGATTTGCTTCTGTGGTTAGCAAAAGGAAGAACCtccaaaacattaaaacagtCAGGATTTTACAATAACGTATACAAGAGTTTTTTAAATAGCATACAAAGTGGTCAGATTTTATAACACAaagtttttaaagtaaaaaaaaaccacactcCACATGGACAGACATGTCAAGAGGTAGGGGTTGATCCAAGCAGATGTTTGTCATTAAATAAATGCAGACAAACCAACAAGTGAGGAACATCAACAGAAACGACAACAAAATCAGCATAGCTAATATCTGTAGCTCTCCAGGCTAGGCCTGTTCCAGTCCAAGCTAGGGAAGTCCAAGCAAAGGCTTGTGAATAAGGGTAAGTACCTGCACCTTCATTTTTTCAAGATAGTGCCCATGCATGGTCAGATAGAGTGCACATCTGTCTCAGTGGGGGCACCTGCACTTCCAGGAGCCCTCCTTTGATTCACCTCCCATTCTCTCTACAGCAGTACCTTTGTGCGAAGACAGAAGGAATGAACAGGCGAACCCACCGCTGATGGTCCTCAAAAGATCTTGCACTCATTAACGGAGAAGAGCTTCCGCCTGTTCTGCCTTTTGGCCTGATTGACGGCTGTCCGCACAGCATACTCAAACACCTGCTGCACCCCACGGTTGCTGAGGGCAGAGCACTCCAGATAGCCTTTGGCTCGTACCTCCTGGGCAAGCCGCTTCCCATCTATGGCGCTGATGCAGGAGGAACGGTAGGGCCCCACGTCCCGCTGGTCAGTCTGAGTGGCCACTACCAAAACAGGGGTGCGGGGCAGATGGCTGCGGATCTCACCAATCCATTTGTTCCTCAGGTTCAGAAAGGAATTGTGGTTTGCCACCGAGTAGCACATTAATACCACATCTGCCTGTTGGTATGAGAGGGGGCGAATGCCTTTGAAGGCGTCACTGCCAGATGTGTCCCAAAGACCTAGGCTGATCTGTACACCATCCATGAAGACATCTACTCCAGTATTTTCATACACAGTAGGTCTGTAGTCATCTGGAAAAGTCTCAGAGGTGAAACGTACCAACAGAGATGTTTTCCCCACTGCGGAGTCTCCCACTAGGACACACTTGACTGAATCCAGCATTTTATTAATGTTCAGAGCCAAGAGCACTGTCTCCACGCAGCAGGAGGGGAATGAAGAGATGCAGGAGGCTTTCTAGATAACTTCCATTTGGTGAGAAACCATCCAAGCCTCTTCTTCTCAAAACCTGATTGTGTCACTTGAGTCTAAAATCCCCTTTTCTCCCACACAGTCCTGTGGTGCTGTCAGTTTTAATTCTTCAGTGAGTCAAATGACAtttctggaagaagaaatgtaaaatgtaaCGGTTATAACCCACAGAGAACAGAATATTCTTTATCAAGATAAAGATGCCTGGACACGTCTTTGGACAGCCGTGGGGAGTACCCCACATTGAGGATGCTGAACCTTGCCATTCCCTCCCAGGTGGCTGCTTCTGAAACATTCACATAAATAACCTTCTTGGCGCTCCGCTGGAGCTAACAGTCCTATCACCTCTGCCATTCTCCACTGACACCAACgacttttttcccttcaattgtctaaaaaacaataaaatcaacCTAACTTCAGTATAACTGGTACTAAACTGCTTTTAGTGAGACATTTCCTGCCTCTGACTTTCACCAAGACTGGCAGAATCCTGAATCCCTCTTAACTGATCGGTTCAGATTCCCTTTAATATGCACCCATGCTCTCTAAAGGTAGTCAAAAAAGAAACACCTTCGCTAGCCAATTTGGCTATTTAAGCAATCCTATAATGagcagaaatacagaatcacTTGTGACAATGAGGAAGCAAGGACTTAAGGTGTGAATCAAGATGAACCTTAACAGATTTCAAAAGCAATGAAGGATCCACAGCAAAAATATCTAAAAGTTCAACGTATTTTTTACAAATCACTTTCAACAAGCAAGAAGCACAAACGAAAGAAAGCAGTGCTTGCCCCGTTAAACCATTTCCTTGGAAAGGGATACAGCTCCCCTGACATTTACTCTGTTGTAAAACTGAACTGAGAGTACCTCTTCAGAGTAAGTAATTACTTTTGAGCTCTTGCCAGCATTCAGTCAATTTTTCCTATTTTGAAAGCGTTTTCCTCTTCCCCACTAGCCATGCGCAAGATTCAGTGCTCGTACAGGGCGACAAACAAGACGCTACGAAAAATCACTCACTGCAAACTGAGGGGAAACTAGTTCTGCTCAACAGCAGTAATATTAAAAAGTATCAGGCATAACTTCAAAATGTCCTGTGTGTTACACAGAtaatgcatttctgtttccataCATGAAGAGGGAAGTAACAGCTTAAGattttttcatttgcacagAAATGAGTAATGACCACAAAAGCATATACTCTACGTTACCATTATACTCTCCAGTTTCACTGCCCtaaccccaccccacccctcaCCCACATTTCTAACACGCTCAAAGCTTTGGCTTACTCtacaaaggggaaaacaaaggaaaagtgcTGGATGAGCTTAGAGAGAACATTTTACAGGCACTGACAATTGCTACTGCCAACTCCCCTGCTTTTCTTCCGTAGTGCAGCACCCTACCTCCTCTCATGCTGCCAGCACACCTGTTCCTCTCCCAGTGTATTGGCCAAAAGATGTGTCAGCAGCTTGGGCAGAGCACGAAGTTTTATAGAGGCAGCACCAAGCCTGCAGGGCAGTCCTCATGCGTACTTGAGTTACCGGTATCTAGAGGAGTCATTGCAACAGACAGCGCTTCCTGGTCTGCCAGTGCAACCATGCTCTCGCCATCTCAGCTTGCTTCTAGGAAGCGGGATGAAGGCTGATGCCGCTTCAGGGCATTCCTGGCTGCTGGGAAACAAGCTGCTTCATGAAGTTAAGTTTTGGTGGCAGCCATTGGAAATTTGCTTACAAAACTTCAGTGGGTCTAACTCCACAGTCTCACTTTCCCCATTCCACAGACAAGCTCTCAGCAGAATTAAACAAGACATTTAAAAACTACGTCTATGAAAAATTCGAAAAGTATATGCAGAATACACAGTCCAATTACTTAAATGCATAATCATGTTTCCTTCAGGGTATTCTACTTCAAAATTGTGTCAGCAGTATAGTTTGAGAACACCACAATTCACCACAAGCCAGTAGCATATGATTCAGGCAAGGCTGCATGCTCCCAGGGGAAGTcagcatatagaatcatagaatcatacaacagctagggttggaaaggacctgaagatcatcagattccaaccccctgtcatgggcagggacacactggaccatgtcacccaaggctctgtccaacctggccttgaacactgccagggatggagcatttaccacttctctgggcaacccattccagtgcctcaccaccctcacagtaaataacttcttccttatatctaacctgaacttcccctgttcaagtttaaacccatcacccctcgtcctgtcgctacagtccctgatgaagagttcctctcctgcatcctttcagaaaaaatgtttctttagtGCAAGTAGTCCTTAAAACCTTCAGGCCCATTATTTTATGCGTATTTGaatgtaaggggaaaaaaggatgttcaaagcatgttttttgctgtttcataaATGCCAGAACAGAGAAAGACAGATAAAAGGATTGTTCTGGTACATGGCTTGTTGATTGCCAGGTCTGATTACGCTGGCTGCTTTGAAAGAAAGTATACAAATGATTAGAGCCTGAAAAAGATACTAAGGACTAATGTACACGGCTAGCCTACACACAAATAACAAAAGATGAAATATTCACCACAACAGTGCAAAACTGTTTTCACAGCAAATTATATTGTTCTACAATCTATTGATGAATAAAAATGTACACGTATATAACAAGTTCCATATTCTGATCCTGGGGACAGCCCGCTGTCAGTGGCCCTGATCCTGCTTTTGTTCACAGTCATTTGGAGTTCATGTGCTTGTGTATATAGTTGGGACTACATATGTGCATACTGAAGGTATCTTTTTAATTATGCACATAGCTTGTGCTTGACACAGCCTCAGGTTAAAAGCAGTATTAGTGTATTAAAACAATTGCACAAGCTCACCCTAAATTGATGGAAAACTCTTCAGATCAAACATCAGCAGAAAACAATGTCCTTTAAAAGACAGGCCAGTACTGGGCCCTTCTGCACTCCAGTATATAACCACCTGTGTAAATACTTGCAAAAGCTTTGGTTTTTTCTTGCATGTTACTGACTATGGCCTTGGTCTGCACAAAATCTTCCAATCACAGGTGGTTGAGTCTAGGCTGCTGatggattatttcttttttttccccaacaatTTAGTTTTCCAAATTTCACTGACTTATCAAGTCCATTTTAAATCTGGAATTCCAGATATAAACCTGTATCTTCTTTTACACTACTTTGGTTTATGCTTTCATCACTTGTAACAAtagaagattttattttaataataaaatgagagcttttaaaatattataaaaatatatgtttaaTTCTGATGTAGTCATTCTGAGTAGTGACCTTTAATAAACTTTGAGATTAACCTCAAAGAAAACTCTTGCACAGTTTTTTCAACTGTATTATACTATCTAGGCAACTAATgcaacttttttgttttgctttcctattTTTGTTCCCTCTGTCTTTGGAATACAGAACCATGGCACTGGTGTGTGGTCACAGAGCCCTCAGACTTCACTGATGACATGCACACAAGAAGCCATACAAGAGCTGCTCTCTGGTCACTGCTtgtcctgctcctcagcaatCTCATGCAAGTAATTTACTCACACTTGATCATGGCTGAATATGATATGGAGAAGGTGAATTGTACTATCAGCCTGTAATATGACAGGATGGGAAGAGGATCACAGCAGCACCAAGCTCTTTGTAGGTGGAGGATTCACACGAATATATATCCCATGAAAAGATAATCTCATATTTGTTGAAACAATTCTACCAACAAACGAAAGCAAGGACTTTTATGAGAAGCAGGGAGTTTATAAACTGAACCAAATGTGATTTTAATTCTCCTGCATCTACTATAAGATCATTGTGAGCATGTCCTGCATCTTTTTAGATGAGGCAGTCACAAAATTCTTCAGAGAGTTAAAGCAATTAACATGCTAACCTTTATTGCCGTTATCCGGTCTCTACCACAATTAGATCTCAGTGCAGTTCCTGCTGATATCAGGATAAGAGCAGGCTAATTTTTCAGTTTGAGCACTGGGTATACTAGCTGTTGAAGAGACCTGACATTGTGAggaagtaaaaatatttataaaacaaaaaaaaaagctgaaaaactctgaagaGACTTCCACCTGCCATGCGATGTTCAAATGCAGGTATTCTCTTTGCCTGCCTACATTATTCCTGCAAATCTCACTTCATGCAGAAGGGGGTCTGCAAAACTGCCTACAATTCCCCTCTATTATGTTGATTCTAATTTTGCTGCTCCTTCTAATTGCAATGCAGGTACCTAAAAACTCTCCTTGCATACCTTAGAGGCTTTCAAGGAAAGGAAAGTTATAGAGTACCTTCACCAACCAGAAAGAACAGTGTGCAGCTTTACACCTCCACTTCTGTGGGTGCagtgggcactgcagggcaAGGACAGCGCCTCAGAAAACTCCTGCAAAGCAGAATGacagagagaagagaggaggaaggcTGGCAGGAAATCAAGACAGGGCAGAAATGCCGTTCCCTGGTTAGGGCATCACTCAGAAGATGCAGTAGGGAGACAACTGGCCCCTGTGACAGAGACACCGCATCTGCTGTGGATCCAGTCTGGATGCTCAGATAGATGACCAAGTTGCCAAGGTCATGCTACCTTGTTTTCAGCTCTGTGCATGCGTTGGACTTGCTCCATTCAAATACAAACCTCCAGACTGCTGCACAGGCCTTTGCTGCCACAGCACAGGGCTACTAAAAACTAATACATCAGCTGCAGACGGTCTGGAGACTGCAGCTGGTCTGCAAGCAAATGGCCCCATACCGTGAAGTTTCCCGTCATGCATTAAGCTGATGCTTTGACATTTGCTTTAGCTGCCTCCCTGTTTTTAAACTCATTTTGAGACAATTTTGATCTATAGCAGACAGTGGCCCTGTCTTGCCAGTTTAGTGAACAGCCTCCCATCGCCTCAGACAGGGTCAGAGTTTCAGTCCATAGTGGCATTCAGTGGTGGTGCCACTGCCATGAAGACCTACTCACAGACTGTGCCTTTGCAAGGTGCTGCATCTTTGCCCCAAACTACTCCAACCAAAGAATCTGTGTTCAACTCCTCTTTACAAGCAAGTGTATTTATACTGATGGATTACTGGCTAGACTATCTCTCAATCTGTTTTGATATTCCAAAGAATTGAGAGGATGCCTAGAATCTTGGATGAAAGCTTTTATACAGCTATTTTATCCTCAAGTACAATCATACCTGCAATGCCTTTCTAAAGTTAGAGGAGCAAGCAACGTATAGTGAACCCGTATTTTCAAAGCCAGGATGTCTTGTCGTCTCAAAAACAATCTTCttccagcatttaaaaaatattgcagACATAACaatttagatatttttctttcactcctTTATTCACAAAACTGGAATTCTGTTCCAGTTTTCAAatttcagtgctttgtttttttaaaaaaatataaaccttttttttaatatatataatttctaaTTTATGAAATCTAAAGAAAACGGACAACCACTTTCTTAGGACCCTTTGCTAAAAATCACTTCTAGATCAACACAACACCTGAAAATTTAAacctcagtttctttttttttggaatTTTTAACAACTGAAACTAAAGAAAAGgatttatgaagaaatattCAGTCATCCCAACAACTTTATTAATAGCAAGGGACTGCAAGTCATTAGATTTAAAAGAAACTCCCTCGTGTAAGACTGGGGAACCTTCTATAAAATCGCGACAAATACAGACCAAAGTTATTTACAAGATTAAATAAGAGGTGAAGTCTTAATAAAAGGACAACAGCTTTCCATATGGGAAAATGTACATATTTACACACGCGCTTACACACTGCACATACATATAGAACTGCATAATGAGGTatcttatattaaaaaataattgttcaTTACTTTAGTAATAGTACctataattaatatatatatataagaaatgGATAATGCATGTCTAAAAATCTATTCAATTTACTATAGTCACTGGGACAAATTATTCAACTCTCATTTTAATTACCCAATTAGaccaaagaaatatttattttatctcAGGAGCCCTTTAACTGTGATAATTACACCTTGATTCAGCTACTTAGAAAATACACACGAAGACAAATGATTGCAACCACtcaaaaaattaacaaaaagcCCGTAAGACTCTCATGTATTAATCCAAGTTCTGAAATTCAATAGAAGTCAAGCAGATCTGGCAGTACTAAATGCCTGCTCCAAAATTCAAGGCATGagtctgaagtaatttttttccacacaTTTATGGCATGATGTGGCAAGTTACAGACTATGTGGTATTCATGGCATTACGCAGCATGCAGTAGTGACCCATTTTCAGTATAAGTGTTCCATCCTCTCCAAATTAAAATATGGGTAGATGGAGCACAGGAAAGTAACCCCTTCACAGAGAACCACCAGTTCATGTGCCATTTTCAGTCTCATCCAATGTCTTCCAAAGTCAGCAGAAATGGAGCACGTTGTGCCCAAAGCATGGCACATGCCCTTGCGTTTACCGAGTGTTTCTCTTCCTAAGAAAATGGGTATGTCACCCTCTTTTCCCACCTTTCCCtatgattatttttctcctctgctcttaaagagaaaagaaattcttcttGAGCCTCACCACAGATACAGTCGTACATGGAGCAGCTGGTGTGCAAATGTCACACGTGTGTTCGTTCAAGCACAGAAGTTCACCAACCATCTGTCCGTCTGCATTCCCTCATAGTCTGTttttgtacacacacacatacatatatatgtgtgtgtgtatatatatgtattcacCACTGACATAGAATTGCTTTTGGGTCCAGATGGGGATACAGATACCCTTGCAGATGAACATGGATAAAGTGCTATGCATCAACTATAGCATTATCACACATACCTATGAAAAGCTACTCTATCAGAATGGACTCAAATCAAATTTCCATTCAAGTCGAACTGTGGTGTAGTCAAACTGAAGGACTGATTATATAAAATGCATGATATTTGAGTAATTTACTTCAATGAGACTACTGTGTGTATAGAATTACTCACATGTGGAAAAGTTTGCAGCTTTGGGCCTCAAACCACTTCAAATTTTTCATGCCACAtccttttttaacacagttcACCTTTCTTAAAGTTTAAGACGAATCAAAAAGGTACAACTTATTTTTGTGAATTTTTTTACAAGTTTAACTCTTCAAAATTTCCCcagtttgtttttggtttttctaCTGACAAAATGTGAAGTACTCTTTTATTTACAACCTTCAACAATaattgtgttttatttccagaaagCCTAGCCCTTTCCTTATTTCTACTTTTAGCCTGGGGGCATTTTTTACCATCTACAGATACAAGCATTATCACCATGAAGTATCCATTTCCCTTTCGTACGCAACCAATAggttttagttttaaataatCATTTGTCATTTCTTGCAGAATGATGCATCATTTGCTAGACTGATTTCATAGAAGAGTATATGCATgcatacaaatacaaaaaaaatgttggaaataaagcagtgtatatttaaaaatgtaaccaTTTCAATAATGCATCTATACATCCATGTACAAAAATATGACATCCatatgtgcatgcatgtgtgtttatatgtctatatatacatatattgacatgtatatatatacacacattgaTATTCATCCATTTGAAAAGACTACGTGACAGATTGCTGTACGAAACAGATGCATATTCAAGGCAAGATATTTTACCATCATTTGAAAACCTGCATACATATTTTCCATGAAAGAATGGAAGCATTATTGAAATGACCATGTTCGTTACATTACGCTGTTTCTAATATAGGTACACATTTGCACACACATGAGCAGAAATGACTGCTGTGATAAATCTGGATTTGCAATAACCTAGGTTTGTAACTAATAGACAATAGTCATACACTTACACATAGATTACATGGTCATACATTGTAAACAATTAGATTTTTACTGTGCATGCAGCCATTAAATTTTCTAGACACATCTTTACGTTACAATTATTTGTTGTTAAGGAGATGCATGGATTTATATCAAATCATGCAGATATGTAACATGGCAAAATGTTAGATCTAACAGCCTGGCAACTCCATGTATGTACTTGCATTTGCAGGCAGAAAGGCTTCCTCACTTTCAGAGCCCGTGTTAAGCCCACTGCAGCGGTGAGGCCAGGCTCCTGCATGTTTTGACTCTAACCTGGAGGGGACAGTACTCCTTTCCCTTGTTTGCACTGTACCTGATCTTCTCGACTGGGTCTTTTAAACACtaacaagtaatcaatattaacaTTATAGCTAGAAACTAATATATGAATGATACAGGTGATTTAACACCCTCCTTAATgttagaaagtattttaaaaatgtcctACCATTTCCCCACAGCCCTCCATGTGATCCCTCACCAGATCTCCAAGGTTACTTTCAGAGGTCTATTCAGGTTTAACTTTGATCTGATTTTGTAAAATGCCTGCCACAAAATAAGGAGACTCTCAAGCCCAGATCTTTTGCCCCTAACCtcaggggaggagcaggaggttCTCCATGTTCATTAAATTATATATCTGCATAAGTTTGATTTCATTGGGAgagaaaggtgaaggaggaaaATCTTAGTTAGAACTGAATTAGCCAATTTGATGGAAGATTATTTTTTGCACATTTTGTGATAAGAATAAAATGTGTTGAATGCATAGGTGTTTTGAGCAGCAAACAACGATTCTTCAGTTGATCAAACAATTCACAATAATGACTCCTTGCTAAAAcatattggggttttttatttgggAAGAACACATATTTACTGCATATCACTTCGGTTTTACTCTGATGAATGTTAAATTTCTTGAGTCAATGAGCAAAGCTAGTGAAGTAAGCAACAATTCGGTTGGTTATGTATTTTAAACCACTGAGAAACTGGCTGACAATTTTAGCTTTTCCCCTTAGAACTGGCAgcaacaaaaagctttttcttgtttctgtatATATAAGACTGTTTACATTTTTTGGTGTAGATTTCAGGCATAGGAAACTGCCATCATTTCAATTTAAACCAAAAAATATTGTGTGTGCACGCATGTACatgaaaatagtaaaaatttGGAGGGTTTGCTTGGAAATAATTTCAATCACTTCACAGGTAGAAGGTGCGATACAAAACATGCGATTATCATGACTTTGCCTGCATTTGTTGACTTAAAGTCTCtatccttttgctttgttttataaattaaaaaaggaattgCCTTCCACAACCTATCCCACAACTCGGCATTCATGCTCTGTACCCACACAAGGAGAAGTGTTAATACGTATTTACAggacagagaggaaaataattct
The sequence above is a segment of the Lathamus discolor isolate bLatDis1 chromosome 1, bLatDis1.hap1, whole genome shotgun sequence genome. Coding sequences within it:
- the RHOH gene encoding rho-related GTP-binding protein RhoH, coding for MLDSVKCVLVGDSAVGKTSLLVRFTSETFPDDYRPTVYENTGVDVFMDGVQISLGLWDTSGSDAFKGIRPLSYQQADVVLMCYSVANHNSFLNLRNKWIGEIRSHLPRTPVLVVATQTDQRDVGPYRSSCISAIDGKRLAQEVRAKGYLECSALSNRGVQQVFEYAVRTAVNQAKRQNRRKLFSVNECKIF